Proteins from a genomic interval of Quercus robur chromosome 9, dhQueRobu3.1, whole genome shotgun sequence:
- the LOC126698152 gene encoding uncharacterized protein At4g02000-like gives MDSEVIERVQSISLTEVEGKTIALNPSRRTQTLDDCSLSLVGRFLTTRDVNHRAAKNLLRSAWKLGNDLRIVDVGEGLYLFRFKLESQLQWVQDSSPWSFDNHLLVMRRWKIGIAAHNMVFTHVPLWVQVWGLPFDLMTEETFRDIRSELGTMLMVKSKPIESDQARFLQIRINIPLNQPLRRESPVTNPEGDRFAVAFKYERLVGLCYTCRHLGHEKKNCTLHDPSPEQQPNP, from the coding sequence ATGGATTCCGAGGTCATCGAGAGAGTTCAAAGTATCTCACTCACTGAGGTAGAGGGCAAGACGATTGCTCTGAATCCCAGCCGCAGAACACAGACACTGGACGACTGTTCTCTCAGCCTTGTTGGTCGCTTTCTTACGACGAGAGACGTCAACCATAGGGCGGCGAAGAACCTGCTACGCTCCGCATGGAAACTCGGTAACGATCTCCGGATTGTTGATGTTGGTGAGGGACTATACTTATTCCGTTTTAAGCTTGAAAGCCAACTCCAGTGGGTGCAGGACAGCAGCCCTTGGAGTTTCGATAATCACCTTCTGGTGATGCGGAGATGGAAAATCGGTATAGCGGCGCACAACATGGTTTTCACGCATGTCCCACTATGGGTCCAAGTCTGGGGTTTACCCTTCGATCTCATGACTGAAGAAACTTTTAGGGACATCAGGTCAGAACTTGGGACCATGCTTATGGTGAAGAGCAAGCCGATTGAGTCTGATCAAGCAAGGTTCCTACAAATCCGTATCAACATTCCCCTCAACCAACCGCTCCGGCGGGAAAGCCCGGTCACTAACCCAGAAGGTGACAGATTTGCGGTGGCTTTCAAATATGAAAGATTGGTGGGCCTTTGTTATACATGCAGACACTTGGGCCATGAAAAGAAAAACTGCACCTTGCATGACCCCAGCCCAGAACAACAACCCAACCCATAA
- the LOC126698149 gene encoding metal transporter Nramp5-like: protein MRIQQQQQQVTDVVPSLTWGGDSHRVAAINLEESPNSSDKHDHEDSQKPRWKKFLSFVGPGFLISMAYIDPGSLETDLQTGANYTFEQLWIYLIGFTFTLIIQSLAANLGVSTGKHLSELCKLEYPKYVKYFLWLLAEFAVISADIPEVVGTAFALNILFHIPVWTGVLITGLSTLLLLGLQRYGVRKLEMLISVLILAMAACFFGEMNYVKPPAAAVIKGLFVPKLSGQGAIGNAIALLGSVIMPHNLFLHSALVLSRRVPRSVNAINDACQFYLIESGIALVVAFLINIAIISVSGTICSANNMSDDIANQCNNLNLDSAPFLLKNVLGRSSSTIYGIALLASGQSSSITSTYSGQFIMQGFLDLKMRPWIRNLMTRSIAIAPSLIVSIIGGSKGAAKLIIISTMVLAFEVPFALIPLLKFSYSNPKMGPHKNSIYIMVIAWTLGVALTGFNMYFLITAFMGWLIHNKLPKIANVFVGIIVFPLILVYVLAILYLTFRKDTVVTFTEPITLDQPMAQNNMEQGLSNSYKVVEADHIPYSENLVDIPPPE from the exons atgagaatccaacagcaacagcaacaagtAACTGATGTAGTACCATCATTAACATGGGGTGGAGATAGCCACCGTGTAGCAGCCATTAATCTGGAGGAAAGCCCTAATAGTTCTGACAAACATGATCATGAGGACTCTCAG AAACCTAGGTGGAAAAAGTTCCTATCATTTGTAGGTCCTGGATTTCTTATCTCCATGGCTTATATTGACCCAGGCAGCt TGGAAACTGATCTGCAAACTGGAGCAAATTACACATTTGAG caACTATGGATTTACCTTATTGGGTTTACCTTTACACTCATAATTCAATCGCTAGCTGCAAATCTTGGTGTAAGCACTG GCAAACACCTTTCAGAATTATGTAAGTTAGAGTACCCAAAATATGTGAAGTATTTCCTATGGTTGCTTGCCGAATTTGCTGTCATATCCGCTGATATACCCGAag TGGTTGGAACAGCCTTTGCACTAAATATATTATTCCACATCCCAGTTTGGACTGGAGTTCTCATCACTGGTTTAAGCACTCTCTTACTTCTTGGCCTGCAGAGATATGGG GTTAGGAAGCTGGAGATGCTGATATCAGTGCTAATATTGGCAATGGCTGCATGTTTCTTTGGGGAAATGAATTACGTAAAGCCTCCAGCTGCTGCTGTGATAAAGGGATTGTTTGTACCCAAGCTCAGTGGCCAAGGAGCCATTGGAAATGCCATAGCCCTTTTGGGTTCCGTTATCATGCC GCACAATCTCTTTCTTCACTCGGCTCTTGTCCTATCCAGAAGAGTACCACGTTCTGTCAATGCCATCAAT GATGCATGTCAATTTTACTTGATAGAAAGTGGAATCGCACTGGTTGTCGCATTTTTAATCAATATTGCAATCATCTCTGTATCGGGTACCATTTGTTCAGCCAACAATATGTCAGATGATATTGCAAATCAATGCAATAATCTTAACCTTGACTCGGCCCCTTTCCTTCTAAAG AATGTGTTGGGTCGGTCAAGCTCAACCATATATGGCATTGCATTACTAGCCTCAGGGCAAAGCTCCAGCATCACAAGCACTTATTCAGGGCAATTCATCATGCAG ggtttcttggaCCTTAAGATGAGACCATGGATTAGAAACCTGATGACAAGGAGCATTGCTATTGCACCTAGTCTTATTGTTTCCATTATTGGAGGATCTAAAGGTGCAGCCAAACTTATCATCATCTCAACG ATGGTACTTGCATTTGAGGTTCCATTTGCTCTAATCCCTCTCCTTAAATTCAGTTACAGTAACCCCAAGATGGGACCACACAAGAATTCAATCTAC ATTATGGTGATCGCGTGGACCCTAGGCGTGGCATTGACTGGCTTTAACATGTACTTCCTGATTACAGCCTTTATGGGTTGGCTAATTCACAACAAATTACCCAAGATTGCAAATGTGTTTGTTGGGATCATAGTGTTTCCCCTAATACTAGTTTACGTCTTAGCAATCTTGTACCTTACCTTTCGAAAAGACACTGTTGTAACATTTACTGAGCCCATAACACTTGACCAACCAATGGCCCAAAACAACATGGAACAAGGGCTTAGCAATTCTTATAAGGTGGTCGAGGCTGATCACATTCCTTACAGTGAGAATTTGGTTGATATCCCACCACCAGAGTAA